GGAACACCTCGACGGCCCACCGGGACGCCTCCTCCGACAGGAAGCGGCGGTCGTGACCCACCACGACGCCGCGGTCGGCCACCCCCTCGGCCGCCATGCGGTCGCAGAGGGCCTGGATGATGAGGCGCACGTTCGCGCGGGTGAAGCCGTCGCCGATGATCTCGCGCCAGCCGCCGGTCCCGAAGTTGATCATGGCCTCACCCTAGCCTTTCGATGGACACTTTGGAAAGAGTCTTTCTAAACAGCCGATTCTCTGCCACGATGAGCATGTGGACACTTCAACCAGCGATCTCACCACCGCCGTCATCATGGCCCGCGGCCTCGGGACCCGGATGCGCAAGGAAGCCGCCGGCGTCGAGCTCAACGGCACCCAGCAGGCCATGGCCGACCGCGGCCTCAAGGGCATGATCGACGTCGGACGCCCGTTCCTCGATCACGTGATCAGCGCCATCGCCGACGCCGGCATCACCGACGTCGTGCTCGTCATCGGCCCCGAGCACGAGGAGATCCGCCGCTACTACGACGAGATGCCCAAGGAGCGCGTCGGCGTCACCTTCGCCGTCCAGGAGCGCCCGCTCGGCACCGCCGACGCCCTCCTCGCCGCCCGGGACGCCGTGGGCGAGCGCCGGTTCCTGCTGCTGAACTCCGACAACCACTACCCCACCGCCGCGCTCGCCGCGCTGCGGGAGTGCCCCGGCGACGCGCTCGTCGGCTTCGACCCGGCCGGGCTCTCGGAGAAGGGCAACATCCCCGCCGACCGCGTGAAGGCGTTCGCGCTGCTCGAGGCGTCGCCCGAGGGGCGGCTGACCGGGATCGTGGAGAAGCCGGACCCCGAGACGCTGGCCCGGTTCGGCACCGACGCCCGCGTCAGCATGAACTGCTACGCCTTCACCCCGGGCATCTTCGACTTCGCGGCCGCCGTCGAGCCCTCGCCGCGCGGGGAGTACGAACTCACCGACGCCGTCCGGCTCGCCCTGGCGGCCGGCGTCCCCTTCGACGTCGTGCCGAGTTCGGACGGCGTGCTGGACATGTCCGAGCGCGCCGACGTCGCCTCGGTCGCCGCCGCCCTGTCCGGGAGCGAGGTGTCCCTATGACGAGCTGGTTCTCGCCCGGGCGCATCGAGGTGCTGGGCAAGCACACCGACTACGCGGGCGGGCGC
Above is a window of Propioniciclava coleopterorum DNA encoding:
- a CDS encoding sugar phosphate nucleotidyltransferase; translated protein: MARGLGTRMRKEAAGVELNGTQQAMADRGLKGMIDVGRPFLDHVISAIADAGITDVVLVIGPEHEEIRRYYDEMPKERVGVTFAVQERPLGTADALLAARDAVGERRFLLLNSDNHYPTAALAALRECPGDALVGFDPAGLSEKGNIPADRVKAFALLEASPEGRLTGIVEKPDPETLARFGTDARVSMNCYAFTPGIFDFAAAVEPSPRGEYELTDAVRLALAAGVPFDVVPSSDGVLDMSERADVASVAAALSGSEVSL